The Portunus trituberculatus isolate SZX2019 unplaced genomic scaffold, ASM1759143v1 PGA_scaffold_489__1_contigs__length_6691, whole genome shotgun sequence genome includes the window CAGGATCGCGAGTCGCCGCGAGAGCCAGCCTCCCGGTTGGGCGTTACGTGTTACGCGCTGATCCgatcttccttttatatagaGGAAACGAGCCCGCCGAAGAACAGATAACGCACAACACACCGACTCGCTCCCGCAGCTGACGGAGTGTTACTTGctaataatactaccactactacttgttaatcccacctactactaccaccactactcgcCATGTCCGGACgcggcaaaggaggaaaggtgaagggaaagtcaaAGTCCCGTTCCAGCCGTGCTGGACTCCAGTTCCCGGTCGGCAGGATTCATCGCCTCCTGAGGAAGGGCAACTACGCCGAGCGAGTGGGGGCTGGCGCCCCCGTGTACCTTGCAGCGGTCATGGAGTACCTGGCCGCCGAAGTCCTCGAGCTTGCCGGCAACGCCGCCCGCGACAACAAGAAGACTCGCATCATCCCGCGTCACCTGCAGCTGGCCATCCGGAACGACGAGGAACTTAACAAGCTCCTCTCCGGGGTCACCATTGCACAGGGTGGCGTGCTGCCAAACATTCAGGCTGTGCTCCTTCCCAAGAAGACCGAGAAGAAGtaaatcctctcctcctcaatatcatcaccaacaaGTATATACATCCGGCTCCTCTTCGGAGCCACACATTGACACATCTAGAGAATTGAATAGACTATAGTGTTAaccatgatattaataataatgatggtatatattttttgataatgaatgatagaaatgctaatggtagaatttttttctctttatttttttgttccggcctgcagcgctgc containing:
- the LOC123500801 gene encoding histone H2A; its protein translation is MSGRGKGGKVKGKSKSRSSRAGLQFPVGRIHRLLRKGNYAERVGAGAPVYLAAVMEYLAAEVLELAGNAARDNKKTRIIPRHLQLAIRNDEELNKLLSGVTIAQGGVLPNIQAVLLPKKTEKK